In Deltaproteobacteria bacterium, the DNA window GGAATATGCCAAAGCGCTGTTCATGGACAAGATGGAGCGTAAGTTCCCACTTGGGCTAGCGCTCTCACGAAAAGAAGTGGTGTACGGCAATCTCGACTTTCTCAATGGCCGCAAAGGCGCGCATATCAATATCAGCGGTGTCTCTGGTATTGCCACCAAGACGACCTACACGACCTTTCTTCTGCACAGTTTGTTAAATTGTGGCGCATTGAGCGATCCGGCCAATACCCATGCGATTATCTTCAATGTGAAGGGCGAAGACCTGCTGTTCCTCGATAAGAAGAACAACCAGTTAAGTCCTGGTGATATCGCCGAATACGAAATGATGGAACTGCCGGCTGAGGCGTTTGATTCGGTGCAGTTCTATGTCCCGCCCGTGGACAATGGCAATGGCCCGATTCAGCCGCGCGTTGGAGCGCGTAAAGCCGATGAAGTGACGCCATATTTCTGGACCGTACGCAGTTTCTGCCGCGATCATTTGCTACGCTACTTGTTTACCGATGCGAGCGAAGATTCTTCGCTACTCTCGACCTTAGTGTATCAAGTAGAGCGTCGTTTAAGTGAGGCAGCGGAAGAAGCGGAGAAAACCGATCCGAACGGTGCAAGCGTCTTTCTGCAACTTAGGAAAAGGAAGAGTGGAAAAGGGGAAGAGGACGGCGAGGAAAGTGCAGTTGAACCACCACAAGAGATTCGTGACTTCCGTTCGTTAATTGGTGCCATTGAAGCAATTGCGTCCTCAACGAACCAAGCCTCCGGTACCATTGGCGCCTTTATGCGGCGCCTCTATGGCACTGAAGAGAAAATGTCGTCGATCATTCGTGATCCGAGTGATGCTGATCCCCAGCGGCACATGATCAACTGGCGTGCGAAGCAGGTGACAGTGGTCAGTCTCACCGGACTCTACGAAGTTGGTAAAGGCTTTGTGGTGGGATCAGTTCTGCAACAGATTCAAGAAGAGAAAGAGGCCACAGGTTCGGCTGAGCCACTGTGCTTCATTGTTGTTGATGAATTGAACCGTTACGCCCCGCGTGATGGCTGGTCACCGATTCGTGAGCGCTTGCTGGAAATCGCCGAACGTGGACGTTCCAGCGGCACGATTTTGATTGGCGCGCAGCAAACTGCGTCAGAAGTTGAACGTCGGATTGTTGCTAACCCAGCATTTCGTATCGTTGGTCGACTAGACGCAGCAGAGGCGGAACGCGCGGAATACGGCTTCCTGCCGCCAACACTGCGGCAGAGAGCGAAGATTCTCACTTCGGGCCGCATGATTGTGTCACAGCCTGATATTCCGACGCCGGTGCCGGTCTGTTTTCCAATGCCAGCTTGGGCGACGCGAGCGGAAGAAGTCGAGATGCCACCACCGAATTTGAAGTTGGCTAAAGTGAGAAGGAGTTCATGAACATCGCTCGGTCTGATTGTTCTTTTGCTGTAGAGTTCTTCTTGAGTCCCCCTCACCCTAGCCCTCTCCCCCGAGGGGAGAGGGGACTTTATTGCCAAGGTGTGGATGTATGAAATTCCTTCACACCTCCGACTGGCATGTTGGCCGCACGATTCGCAACCGCTCGCGCATTGACGAACATCAGGCCGTTTTTGCTGAGATTGTCGACATTGCCAAACGCGAGCAGGTTGATGCGGTGCTCATTACTGGCGATGTCTTTCACGAACGTCGCCCACCGCTTGAAGCCGAAGAATTAGTAGCGCAGACCCTTGCTGATTTTGCTCGGGCGCAAATTCCGTCAGTAATGATCCCTGGTAATCATGACGACCCGTATCGCTTACGGACGCTCAAGCCATTGGGTGATCTCGTGCAAGTCCATGTCGTGGCTGACTTTGGCGAAGATCTTTCTTCACTCATTGTGCCGATCCCGTCGCGGGAGGGAAAAGAAAAAGCCTTAGTGGGCTGTCTACCGTATTTGTCGCCGCATGCAGTCTTAACTGCAGCCGAAGGTGCCGGCGCGTCAGAAGATGTCCGCCTTGCGACGTATCAGAGCAAAGTACAGGACTACTTTCGGGCACTCGAAGAAGCAATGAAGCGACAGGATCGGAACGCTGTGACAGTGATGCTTGCGCACGCTCATCTCTCTGAATGTGAGTTCGGTGGCGGTGAATGGCGATCAAGTGTCTATCCGATCAGCTCGACGTTTCTGCCTGCCCATGTGCAATATGTCGCGCTCGGGCACATGCATAAACCGCAGGTGATTCCCGGCGCGAAATCGCAAGCGCGTTATGCAGGCTCAATTTTGCAAATGGATTTCGGCGAACGTGATGACAAAAAGAGCGTGTGTCTCATCGAAGCTCATCCCAATAAGCCAGCGATGGTTACGCCCATCGAATTAAGCGCCGGGAAGTGGCTCTTACGCCGCACAGGGAGTGCTGAGGAGATCCTTTCCCAAGCAAGTGAGTTTACTGATGCATGGGTAGAGGTTGTCTTGCAAGCTGATAAACGTGCCTTCGAGCTAGCCGAGCAGGTGCGGACCTTACCTGGTGTGATCGCCATGCGCTTTGAGGAAGTTGAAACCCAGAATCGGGGAATCGGGGAATCGGCGAATCGGAGCAATGGGGATCGTCCTGCACGTGAGTTATTCACCGACTATTACCGCACCAAACGCAAGAATGATCCTGACCCTCAGTTGCTAGCATTGTTTGATCGATTGTATCAGGAAGCAAGCACGGCAAAGGATGAGACATAAAAAAGGGGTTGGGGGTTAGGGGTTGGGGACTGGTCCCTTCCCCACAAGCCCCTAGTCTCTAGCCCCAAGTCTCAATTCTCCAAATCCCGACCCCTAATCCCCAACCCCCAAGTTATGCGACCACAAAAACTCACACTCAAAAACTTTATGCCCTTTCGTGCTGCCAGTGGTGAAGCGCACGAAGTCGATTTTTCTAACCTTGACCTTTTTGCCATTACTGGTCCGATGGCGAGCGGGAAGTCGTCATTGATAGATGCGATTGTCTGGTGTCTCTACGGACGCACAGCCCGCTATGGCGCGGATTCCAAAGGGGTCGTTTCCGCTGGTGAAACGCTCTGTGAGGTGTCATTTGATTTTACTGTCGGCGATCGCTGGTTTCGAGCTGTGCGTCGTACTGGAAAAACTACAGAGTCTGGGTTGAGCGAACGCGAAGGCGAAGAATGGATTCAAGATGCCTCAGGCTCTGAACGCCTTACGGGCCGTATTGAGGAGCTGTTAGGGCTCGACTTCGATGGCTTTACCAAGACGGTGATTCTGCCGCAGGGGCGCTATGCGGAGTTTCTCAGCAGCAAACCAAGTGATCGCCGTGAATTACTAGCGAGCATTCTTGAACTCGGTGTGTATGCTCGTGTGTCCGAACGCGCACGTGAGGTTGCAGGGCAAGCCAAAGCTCGGGCAGATGCCCTACGTGAAACCCTCTCGCAGTATGCAGGTGTGAGCCAAGAACGAGTTGAACAACACCGCCAAGAACTTGCGACACTTGAGCAGCAACTGACTGAAACGACCAGTCGGGAAGCGGTTTTTCAAACATTGATGCAACGCGTTGATACTCTGATGACACTTGTTCGTCGTCAGACGGAGTTGCACGCCGAAGCGCAAACACGAACGAATGAGAAGGAGCGAGCAACGCAAACTCTTGTAGCGGAGGAGACAGAACTTCAGTCGCTCGCTCAGAGACTCGCGCAAATCGCTACAGACCGCGATGCGCTTGGGTATGACGCTACTCGCCATGACGTGCTTCGACGCGCAGTCGGACATTTGCGAGAGTACCATACGGCACAACTCGAAACTGAGCGTAAACAACAAGAGTTGTCGCTCCTCCAGCGAGATATTGAGGCGCTTGTTCAGCGGCTTGCAACTCAAGCACAAGAAGTGGCCGCCAGAGAACAAGAGCGACTTGCCCATGCTGCTACGCTACAAGCTGAGATTGCCCAGAGCGGTGATATTGCGGCTCTGACCGAAAAGTTGTCCCAGGCGAAGCGATGGAAAGAGTTGCACCACGAGCAGCAACGATTGCAGGAACAAGAGAAAAAGCAGAATGAAAAATTGCTGCAAGTTCAGCAGGCACTCGCAACTCATCGTCAACAAGAAGAAACAAAAGACCAGGAACTTCGGACCTTGCAGCAGCAACGCGAGCGCTTGCGAGAAGAAGAACAAGAAAAGGCACGTTTAGAAGACGAAGCGAACGTACTGGGAAAAGCGTTACAAGAAGCGGTCCGCGAAGAGAAACGACTTGTGAAGGAATGTGAGGACGCGCGTGCTGCAGCAGTAGTCACAGAGCAAGAACTGCAGCAGCAGCACAGTGCCCTTGCACAAGCGGAACAGCGAGAAAAAAACGCAGTGCGTGACTTGGAGGAAACCCGCCGCCGCTATGAAGTCGAGCATTTGCGCGCCTCGTTGCATGTTGGTGAGGCGTGCCCGGTGTGTGAAGTCACAGTTCAACGAGTACCGGAAATATCCGAGTTAGCAATGGGTGATCTCGGGACCCTACAACGCTCAGTGGAGACCACCAAGGCTGCAGCACAGAGCGTACGTCAAGCACTGCAAAAATCTCACGCGACTGTCGCAGCCGCAGTCACCAAGACAGAGTCGATTGAACGAGAGCTTGCTATACGTGTACAGAAGCGCCAGGAAACGCAGGAAGGGTTTGTGAGTCGTTTCCCAGGATTTGCATCCCTAGCGACTGCGCTCGCTAGCGTACAGCAACAACGGCAAACTCTTGTCGCCGCAGTCAAAGAGGCCGAAGGAAAGGCGCAAACTGCGGAGAAAGAGAAACTAGCGCTGACCCGGCAACGAGAACAGGGACAGAAGGAAGAAGCGGCTCTGCAGGAGGCTCTACGTAGTCTGACAGTTCAGCTGGAGACGAACAACGCTCAGATTGCCGAATTGGCTCAGACCCTCGCTGCATTCCTAAAGACTGGCGATGATCCAGAGTCCACATTAACTGCGCGGCGGCAACGGCTTGTTCAGATCGAACAACAAGTGGAAACGACAGAGCAACAACAACGTGCACTTGAATCGGCTCTGGCGGCAGAACAGACCAAGAAAGTCCAGCAAGAAGGAACTGCGGGTATTCTGGTCTCTCAAAGAGACGCCGCTACACAGCATGCTCTTCGTGAAGCGCATGCCGTGCGCGACAATCTCAACCTTGCTGCCGACGCAATTTTACCCGAACTTACTACGCTTGAGAGCGAGCTGGTGACACTAACCGAGAAACAGCAACGGCATGCGGCTTTCTTGCAGCAAGAGAAAACACTACAAGATGAACAAGGAAAACAGGACCGATCCGTGGCGGGCCTCCGAGCGGATTTGCACGCCCGTGAGCGAGCGGTAGCAGAAACGCAACAGGGTGTGACGAAATGTGAGCAAGAACTAAGTCGGTCGCGCCAAGACCTACGGAAAGAAGTAGCAAAAGCCGGGCTGTCCGATATTGGTGAAGATGGGCAAGGGTTGAAAGAACAGTTCGCGAGTATTCATGCGCAGGAGATTTCCATTCGTGAGCGTCGCAGTCGGCTGGAAGCTGAAGTTGCAGAACTCGAACGGCGATGTGCGGAAAAGGGCCAAGAGGAAGAAAAACTGCGCGCCGCCGACACCGAAGGACGGTTAGCGACTGATCTACACAAGTTGTTGGGATCCGAGTTCACCGATTTTCTCTCGCAGGAAGCCGTGGAAGCGCTGATGCGCGATGCGACATTGCATTTGCAGCGCCTCACACACGGTCGCTATTCCTTCGATATTGCCTATAAACGCCGAGCGATTGAACTGCTCATTGTTGATCATGAAGACAACAAACGCGAGCGACCGACCCACTCACTGTCAGGAGGTGAAACGTTCCTCGCCTCATTAGCCATTGCCCTTGCTCTCTCGCAAGGCTTCCGTGAACTTGCCACAGGCAAAGCCGCTCGTACCTCGACCGAATGTCTCATTCTCGATGAAGGTTTCGGTACGTTAGACCGTGAAGGCGTACAGCTTGTGACCGAAACGCTACAAGAGTTGCGTGGCGAGGAAGGGCGCATGGTTGGGATCATTACCCACGTCGAAGAAGTCGCTGCCGCTATGCCGATGCGTATCGAAGTGAAGAAGGGAAGTCGCAGTAGCGTGATTAATGTGACAGGGTAACCCTTGCGTGCCGTTAGTCTTTCCAGATCTCGAAATTGTCCAAGCGCTGACTGGACAATGAGAGCTGGGCGAGTTGCTGTAGACAAGTAGGGTTAAGGGAAACGGAGAGGATGTCATGAAGAAGCGGCAAGGCTCTTCCTCGCGTAAGGTTACCTCAACTTCGCTTGCCGTCTCATTTGCTGAAGTTGTTGATCTTATCCAGCAGGCCCGCCAACGTGCCTTTCGTGCCGTCAATACTGAGTTGATTGATTTGTACTGGCAGGTAGGCGAGTACATTAGCCAGCGAATTGATGTTGATGGATGGGGAAAATCCACCATTTCATCTCTTGCTGCCTACATACGGTCAGCTCATCTTAACTTGCGTGGGTTTTCCCCTCAAAACCTTTGGCGGATGCGCCAATTTTATGAGACCTATCGCGACGAGCCAAAACTCTCGCCACTGGTGAGAGAATTACCGTGGACGCACAATTTGCTTATTCTGAGTCGTGCCAAACGCCCCGAGGAGCGTGAGTTTTACCTTCACTTAACTCAGCGTGAACGATGGGGAAAACGTGAACTCGAGCGTCAGCTCCAGAGCGCTTTGTTCGAGCGCACTATTCTAAACCCGCCAAAAGCTGCGGCTGCACTACGAAACTCTCATCCGGAAGCAGTGGATGTCTTTAAAGATG includes these proteins:
- a CDS encoding ATP-binding protein; the encoded protein is MGRVIGTQDATPLEFWVWLDETEPVQQDEMIVVETDTPVGPIKLFGMVDIIRARHQGSTFDSDVVEAERGLPVELSIAAHVRVTRIDPEYYYPPRPGDQVRVVSGEEYAKALFMDKMERKFPLGLALSRKEVVYGNLDFLNGRKGAHINISGVSGIATKTTYTTFLLHSLLNCGALSDPANTHAIIFNVKGEDLLFLDKKNNQLSPGDIAEYEMMELPAEAFDSVQFYVPPVDNGNGPIQPRVGARKADEVTPYFWTVRSFCRDHLLRYLFTDASEDSSLLSTLVYQVERRLSEAAEEAEKTDPNGASVFLQLRKRKSGKGEEDGEESAVEPPQEIRDFRSLIGAIEAIASSTNQASGTIGAFMRRLYGTEEKMSSIIRDPSDADPQRHMINWRAKQVTVVSLTGLYEVGKGFVVGSVLQQIQEEKEATGSAEPLCFIVVDELNRYAPRDGWSPIRERLLEIAERGRSSGTILIGAQQTASEVERRIVANPAFRIVGRLDAAEAERAEYGFLPPTLRQRAKILTSGRMIVSQPDIPTPVPVCFPMPAWATRAEEVEMPPPNLKLAKVRRSS
- a CDS encoding SMC family ATPase codes for the protein MRPQKLTLKNFMPFRAASGEAHEVDFSNLDLFAITGPMASGKSSLIDAIVWCLYGRTARYGADSKGVVSAGETLCEVSFDFTVGDRWFRAVRRTGKTTESGLSEREGEEWIQDASGSERLTGRIEELLGLDFDGFTKTVILPQGRYAEFLSSKPSDRRELLASILELGVYARVSERAREVAGQAKARADALRETLSQYAGVSQERVEQHRQELATLEQQLTETTSREAVFQTLMQRVDTLMTLVRRQTELHAEAQTRTNEKERATQTLVAEETELQSLAQRLAQIATDRDALGYDATRHDVLRRAVGHLREYHTAQLETERKQQELSLLQRDIEALVQRLATQAQEVAAREQERLAHAATLQAEIAQSGDIAALTEKLSQAKRWKELHHEQQRLQEQEKKQNEKLLQVQQALATHRQQEETKDQELRTLQQQRERLREEEQEKARLEDEANVLGKALQEAVREEKRLVKECEDARAAAVVTEQELQQQHSALAQAEQREKNAVRDLEETRRRYEVEHLRASLHVGEACPVCEVTVQRVPEISELAMGDLGTLQRSVETTKAAAQSVRQALQKSHATVAAAVTKTESIERELAIRVQKRQETQEGFVSRFPGFASLATALASVQQQRQTLVAAVKEAEGKAQTAEKEKLALTRQREQGQKEEAALQEALRSLTVQLETNNAQIAELAQTLAAFLKTGDDPESTLTARRQRLVQIEQQVETTEQQQRALESALAAEQTKKVQQEGTAGILVSQRDAATQHALREAHAVRDNLNLAADAILPELTTLESELVTLTEKQQRHAAFLQQEKTLQDEQGKQDRSVAGLRADLHARERAVAETQQGVTKCEQELSRSRQDLRKEVAKAGLSDIGEDGQGLKEQFASIHAQEISIRERRSRLEAEVAELERRCAEKGQEEEKLRAADTEGRLATDLHKLLGSEFTDFLSQEAVEALMRDATLHLQRLTHGRYSFDIAYKRRAIELLIVDHEDNKRERPTHSLSGGETFLASLAIALALSQGFRELATGKAARTSTECLILDEGFGTLDREGVQLVTETLQELRGEEGRMVGIITHVEEVAAAMPMRIEVKKGSRSSVINVTG
- a CDS encoding DUF1016 domain-containing protein, which translates into the protein MKKRQGSSSRKVTSTSLAVSFAEVVDLIQQARQRAFRAVNTELIDLYWQVGEYISQRIDVDGWGKSTISSLAAYIRSAHLNLRGFSPQNLWRMRQFYETYRDEPKLSPLVRELPWTHNLLILSRAKRPEEREFYLHLTQRERWGKRELERQLQSALFERTILNPPKAAAALRNSHPEAVDVFKDAYVVEFLQLPQDHSEADLHRSLIAKLKDFLIELGRDFCFVGSEYPVQVGGRDFSLDLLFFHRGLNSLVAIELKVNRFEPEHLGKLEFYLEALDRDVRKPHERPSIGVLLCATKDNEVVEYALSRSLSPTLIAEYQTQLPDKKLLQSKLHEFYQLAQSPEEPPAKQRSQRSGTSPRKKGRKRDKS
- a CDS encoding exonuclease SbcCD subunit D, yielding MKFLHTSDWHVGRTIRNRSRIDEHQAVFAEIVDIAKREQVDAVLITGDVFHERRPPLEAEELVAQTLADFARAQIPSVMIPGNHDDPYRLRTLKPLGDLVQVHVVADFGEDLSSLIVPIPSREGKEKALVGCLPYLSPHAVLTAAEGAGASEDVRLATYQSKVQDYFRALEEAMKRQDRNAVTVMLAHAHLSECEFGGGEWRSSVYPISSTFLPAHVQYVALGHMHKPQVIPGAKSQARYAGSILQMDFGERDDKKSVCLIEAHPNKPAMVTPIELSAGKWLLRRTGSAEEILSQASEFTDAWVEVVLQADKRAFELAEQVRTLPGVIAMRFEEVETQNRGIGESANRSNGDRPARELFTDYYRTKRKNDPDPQLLALFDRLYQEASTAKDET